One window of the Nicotiana tabacum cultivar K326 chromosome 4, ASM71507v2, whole genome shotgun sequence genome contains the following:
- the LOC142179967 gene encoding uncharacterized protein LOC142179967, which yields MVTNVCRTFLWTCTNEVFRKTLLAWEKLCMPRSVGGLNILELYRWNKSAICKLLWDVTQKKDSLWVKWIHCFYIKQRDLMQIPIPNQACWLVRKILEAKSWLVNHGDPEVLLKRFEMQGKFSIKKVYQFFTPQFQKVDWKKIALVLSTILRLERWGIQIGKECVLCESGMEETLEHILFDCPYSHQVWNSILGWLGIRRNTDAWQEEVTWIASRINNRPRAHILVFLFQQLSIISGRREMQEDFNKGSKRLCRG from the exons ATGGTAACAAATGTATGCAGAACATTCCTATGGACATGTACAAATGAGGTTTTCAGAAAAACTCTATTAGCTTGGGAAAAACTGTGCATGCCTAGGTCTGTTGGAGGATTAAATATTTTGGAATTATATAGATGGAACAAATCAGCTATCTGTAAGCTTTTATGGGATGTTACTCAAAAAAAAGATAGTCTATGGGTAAAATGGATTCATTGCTTCTATATAAAGCAGAGAGATCTAATGCAAATTCCTATTCCTAACCAAGCTTGTTGGCTAGTTAGGAAGATATTGGAAGCAAAGAGCTGGCTAGTGAATCATGGTGACCCTGAGGTATTGTTAAAAAGATTTGAGATGCAGGGAAAGTTCAGCATTAAAAAAGTATATCAATTCTTCACTCCCCAGTTTCAGAAAGTAGATTGGAAGAAAATAGCTTTGGTGCTAAGTACTATTCTCAG GTTAGAGAGATGGGGAATACAGATTGGAAAAGAGTGTGTATTGTGTGAATCTGGCATGGAGGAAACCTTGGAGCATATCCTATTTGATTGTCCTTATTCACATCAGGTGTGGAATTCTATCCTAGGCTGGTTGGGAATAAGAAGGAACACTGACGCTTGGCAGGAGGAAGTCACTTGGATAGCAAGCAGGATCAACAACAGACCAAGGGCTCATATTCTAGTATTTCTCTTTCAACAATTGTCTATCATATCTGGGCGGAGAGAAATGCAAGAAGATTTCAACAAAGGAAGCAAGAGGCTATGCAGAGGGTGA